The Bradyrhizobium guangxiense genomic sequence GGTCCGTGCGCTGGCCGAAATTGTTGCAGCCGAGCCCGACCGCAGACACGCGAAGGCCGGAAGCGCCGAGATTGCGAATTTCCATGGAGAGATCCTGTCAGATGAGCCGTGGCACATTGTGACCACTGGGGCGCCGCCGCAGCAAGGCGCTTGCCGCGCTGCTGCCATGCCGACAAGGCGGGCAAAAAAAACGCGGCCCCTGTCAGACGCGGCGACTGACGGGGACCGCTTGGGGCGCTTGATCGGTGACGGGGGCCTGATCAGACGCAGCTGCACCGTAGCCTCGCTATGTTACGTGCGGGTGACAGCTGTAGTTATCCACAGGGTGCGCGCAGGGATCAGAACAGCTTGCGATAGACGATGAAGCCGGACCGCTCCGCGACCTTGTCGTACAGGCGCTGCGCCGTGAGGTTGGTCTCGTGCGTCTGCCAATAGACCCGCGGCGATCCCGCGAGCTTTGCGCGGTCGTAGACGCCGTGGATCAGCGCCGAGCCGACGCCCTGGCCGCGCGCGGCGTCCAGCGTGAACAGGTCCTGCAGATAGCAGGACGGCTCGATCGCGGTGGTGCTGCGATGAAACAGATAGTGCGTCAGTCCAAGCAGCTTGCCCTCGCTCTCGGCCACCAGGGCATGCACCGGTTCGTAGGCATCGAAGAAGCGCTGCCACGTCATGCGCGTGATCTCTGGCGCGAGCGCGGTCGGGCCGGAGCGGCCGTAGAAGGCGTTGTAGCCGTCCCACAGCGGCAGCCATTGATCGTAATCCTGCCTGGTGACGGAGCGAATGGTGAGCGACATCTAGGAGTCCCGCGATCGACGAAGCGTCTTTCATACGGGATGATGGGTGCAGCGATCAATCGCGGCGTCGCATCACTCCGCGACGCGCAGGTAGCGGATCAGCCTGCGGCCCGCAGGATCGCGCAGCGAGCGGTAGTAGTCGGCGCGCGACGGCGCGTCGGTGTGGCGCACGAGGTCGGTTACGGGGGTGTAGCTGAGCATCCGTCCGCCGTCGGGCAGCGCCGTGCAGACGAAGCGCAGCACTTCGCCGGTGCGCAAGGCGATGTTGATCGGCGTGGCGTCGCCGGTCCGCACCATCTCCATGCGCTGCGCGATGAAGGTGCCGAGCTCGTCTTCGGGCAGTTCGAACGCGCCGGTGTCGCGACCGTGATACATCAGCGCGATGAAGGGCGGCTTGCCGTCGGCGATTTCGTCCGGCAACGCGAAATAATCGCAGAATGCGCGGTTGATGAACTCGGCCCGTGTCTCGGCATCGAGCAGCACGATGCCGATGTCGACCTGGTCGAGCGCGGCCGACAGCCTCGCGGCGGTGGCGTGGCTGCGGCGCTCGGCCGCGAACGTGCCAAGCAGCCGCTCGCGCATCAGGCCGGTGACGCCTGCGGTGCCGGCTGCCGCGATGACAAGGAGGCCGAACTGGAGCAGATCGGCGAAGGAGATGGAAATGCCGTGGCGGCTGAGCGAGAGCAGCGCGGTGCCAATCACGGCGACGGTCGCGCTGGTGATGGCGGACGCGAGACCCGACCATGCGCCGGCAAGCGCCACGATGCCGACGAGCAGCGGCGCGGGCGAGAGAGCGGGGATAAAGCGCTCGAAGAGCATCGTCAGCAGCAGGGTTGCTGCCGCCAGCACCGGACCGGAGATTGCACGCCATCCGAACCGCATGGACCAGTGTCGCTCCTCCCGAACGAGGTAACGTCGCAACATTGACTGATCGTTGCGCCACCGCGATGCGTTTTCCTGCGGTGTCCTTAAGGCGCGCTTGCGGAGACGCTTAAGGCTTTCGGATGATTTTAGACCAGGTGCGCGTGCTTGAGGGGCTGTTGCAGCGCAGGCGCATTCAGCGTCGACGTTCCCGGTCCCTTGCGGGTGCCGACGACAATCAACAGGGATGCCGCGACCAGGATGGCCGCAGTCAGCGTGATTGCAACGACGAGCACAGGTGATTTCATCGACGTCCTGTCGCGATGCCGGCCGGCGCGGGGCATGCGGCGCCTTGAAGGCTCGACCAGGATGAAACGGAAATCAGACCGGCAGGCCCATCGCCATGGTCGCCTTGGTCGACAGCACCGTCAGGGTGACGATCAGGCAAAGCGAGAGCGCGGCGACGGCGAGCGAGGCCGCGACCGCGTTGGTCAGCCGGGAAGACGCGACGGTAGCGGGTTGGCCCTGAAAGCCTGCCGTGCCGGACGCCCGTGTCATGGTCTAAATCCTTCAACACGCGAGCGAATCACCCGCGACTTTCCACAATTTCCCAGTTTCAACCGGCAAGATTGCGGCGGGCATCGCGTTGAAAATGGCGACATTGCGGCAAATGCTACCGCTATTCCCGCTATTCCCCAGGCCTGGAGGAGGGCCCCGTCATGCGCCGGCGGCGATGCTGGCGGGGTCGTCGACGTCGGCCGGCCGCCAGTCCATCGAGACGAAGCCGGGCGCGGCTTCCACCCGCTTCAGCCAGTCCCGGATCGCCGGGAAGGCCTCGAGGTCGAAGTCGCAGCGGTCTGCCAAATGGGTGTAGCCGTACAGCGCGATGTCGGCGACCGTGAGCTGACGCGCGGCGAAATAGGCATTGGCCTTGAGGTGGTTCTCCATCACCTGTAGCGCGCCATAGCCGCGCTCCATCCAGTCCTCCAGCGAATGGGTCTGCAAGTCGCGCCCGCCCTTGACTAGCGACAGCCAGAAATAGGCCGCACCGATGTTCGGCTCGAGCGCGTGCTGCTCGAAGAACATCCATTGCAGCGCCTCGGCGCGGTCGATGCGGTTCTCGGGCGCAAGCGGTGTGCCGACGGCGACGTACCAGAGGATGGCGTTGGACTCGGCGAGATAGCGGTCCTCGCCGACCTCGAGCAGCGGCACCTGCCCCGACGGGTTCTTGCTCAAAAAGTCCGGCGTGCGGCTCTCGCCGCGCAGAATGTCCACCTCGATCGCTTCGTACGGCACGTTGAGCAGCGCCAGCGCAAGGCGGACCTTGTAGCTGT encodes the following:
- a CDS encoding PAS-domain containing protein, coding for MRFGWRAISGPVLAAATLLLTMLFERFIPALSPAPLLVGIVALAGAWSGLASAITSATVAVIGTALLSLSRHGISISFADLLQFGLLVIAAAGTAGVTGLMRERLLGTFAAERRSHATAARLSAALDQVDIGIVLLDAETRAEFINRAFCDYFALPDEIADGKPPFIALMYHGRDTGAFELPEDELGTFIAQRMEMVRTGDATPINIALRTGEVLRFVCTALPDGGRMLSYTPVTDLVRHTDAPSRADYYRSLRDPAGRRLIRYLRVAE
- a CDS encoding glutathione S-transferase family protein — encoded protein: MYKLYSMQRSGNSYKVRLALALLNVPYEAIEVDILRGESRTPDFLSKNPSGQVPLLEVGEDRYLAESNAILWYVAVGTPLAPENRIDRAEALQWMFFEQHALEPNIGAAYFWLSLVKGGRDLQTHSLEDWMERGYGALQVMENHLKANAYFAARQLTVADIALYGYTHLADRCDFDLEAFPAIRDWLKRVEAAPGFVSMDWRPADVDDPASIAAGA
- a CDS encoding GNAT family N-acetyltransferase; translation: MSLTIRSVTRQDYDQWLPLWDGYNAFYGRSGPTALAPEITRMTWQRFFDAYEPVHALVAESEGKLLGLTHYLFHRSTTAIEPSCYLQDLFTLDAARGQGVGSALIHGVYDRAKLAGSPRVYWQTHETNLTAQRLYDKVAERSGFIVYRKLF